One Betaproteobacteria bacterium genomic region harbors:
- a CDS encoding 2-oxoacid:ferredoxin oxidoreductase subunit beta has product MTYIAKPRLHHPTLPINKVGYTRRDYEGKISTLCAGCGHDSISAAIIQACWELDIEPHRVAKLSGIGCSSKTPDYFLGNSHGFNSVHGRMPSVLTGANLANRDLIYLGVSGDGDSASIGIGQFAHVMRRGVNMLYIVENNGVYGLTKGQFSATADQGSQSKRGVVNSDSPVDLVALALQLGATFVARSFSGDKNQLVPLIKAAIVHPGAAFIDVISPCVAFNNHAGSTKSYEYVRDHNEPVNRIDFDYWPKREEITVDYAEGEVVSVTQHDGSVLRLRKLAADYDPHDRIGAMNFVQQRQAQGEVVTGLLFVDPQPEDLHAHLKTAETPFNTLGAKELCPGATTLEKINASLR; this is encoded by the coding sequence ATGACTTATATCGCCAAACCCCGGCTGCATCATCCGACGCTTCCCATCAACAAGGTTGGCTACACGCGGCGCGACTACGAAGGCAAGATTTCGACCTTGTGCGCGGGCTGCGGCCACGATTCCATCAGCGCCGCCATCATCCAGGCCTGCTGGGAGCTCGATATCGAGCCGCACCGCGTCGCCAAGCTCTCGGGCATCGGTTGCTCGTCCAAGACGCCGGACTACTTCCTCGGCAATTCGCACGGCTTCAACAGCGTGCACGGGCGCATGCCTTCGGTGCTGACCGGCGCCAATCTCGCCAATCGGGATCTCATCTATCTCGGTGTTTCGGGCGACGGCGACTCGGCCTCGATCGGCATCGGCCAGTTCGCGCATGTCATGCGCCGCGGCGTCAACATGCTCTACATCGTCGAGAACAACGGCGTGTACGGTCTCACCAAGGGTCAGTTCTCGGCCACCGCCGACCAGGGCTCGCAATCCAAGCGTGGGGTCGTGAACAGCGACTCGCCGGTAGACCTGGTGGCGCTGGCGCTGCAGCTGGGCGCAACCTTCGTCGCGCGCAGCTTCTCCGGCGACAAGAACCAGCTGGTGCCGCTCATCAAGGCGGCCATCGTGCACCCTGGCGCCGCCTTCATCGACGTGATCAGCCCCTGTGTCGCGTTCAACAACCACGCCGGCAGCACCAAGAGCTACGAATACGTGCGCGATCACAACGAGCCGGTCAACCGCATCGACTTCGACTACTGGCCCAAGCGCGAGGAGATCACGGTCGACTATGCCGAAGGCGAAGTGGTCTCGGTCACGCAGCACGACGGCTCGGTCCTGCGGCTGCGCAAGCTCGCCGCCGACTACGATCCGCACGACCGCATCGGGGCAATGAATTTCGTGCAGCAGCGCCAGGCCCAGGGCGAGGTGGTGACGGGACTCTTGTTCGTCGATCCGCAGCCCGAGGACCTGCACGCGCACCTGAAGACCGCCGAGACGCCGTTCAACACGCTCGGCGCCAAGGAGCTTTGCCCGGGCGCGACCACGCTCGAGAAGATCAACGCGTCGTTGCGGTGA
- a CDS encoding IS1634 family transposase, producing the protein MHIDMVPNRGARPAYLLRESYREGTRVRKRTLANLSALSDEQILAIRAVLRGEQLGPVAQHFEAIASRAHGHVQAVSVAMQALGFEALLGSRPSRQRDLVCAMVAARVLAPHTKLATTRWWHSTTLAEDFGVADATEDELYAAMDWLLERQALIEKKLAARHLRSGGLVLYDLSSSYFEGRCCPLARIGHNRDGKKNKLQVNYALVSAPGGCPVAVSVYEGNTADAQTLLPQVKRLREAFGIDTLVIVGDRGMISQKAIEELRGQQGVSWITALKSAQIRSLIDQGGLQLGLFDERNLLELTHPDFPGERLVACRNPQLAQRRAHRRQELLHATAGELDKVRLMVERKRLRGTNKIGVRVGRVVDKYKMAKHFELTIEAQCFAFRIRDEHLAQEAALDGIYILRTALGAKSMDAPQVVRSYKSLSDVERAFRCLKTVDLKVRPIHHRLAERVRSHIFLCMLAYYVEWHMRAAWRSLLFADEDQQAKTVRDPVAAAQRSVAAERKALRHTLPDGTTAHSFRTRLDELSSIVRNTCRAPNADTNAATFQIVTTPNPKQKRALDLLHTITV; encoded by the coding sequence ATGCATATCGACATGGTGCCGAACCGCGGCGCGCGCCCGGCGTATCTGCTGCGCGAGTCCTATCGCGAAGGCACGCGCGTTCGCAAACGCACGCTCGCCAATCTGTCCGCACTCTCCGACGAGCAGATCCTCGCCATCCGTGCCGTGCTGCGCGGCGAGCAACTCGGGCCCGTTGCGCAACACTTCGAGGCGATCGCCTCGCGCGCTCATGGCCATGTGCAGGCCGTCAGTGTAGCCATGCAAGCCCTGGGATTCGAGGCGCTGCTGGGGTCGCGACCGAGTCGGCAGCGCGATCTGGTGTGCGCGATGGTGGCCGCGCGGGTGCTCGCCCCGCACACCAAGTTGGCGACCACCCGCTGGTGGCACAGCACGACCTTGGCCGAAGACTTCGGCGTGGCCGATGCCACCGAGGACGAGCTGTACGCGGCAATGGACTGGCTGCTGGAGCGACAAGCTCTGATCGAGAAGAAGCTCGCCGCGCGTCATCTACGCTCGGGCGGGCTGGTGCTCTATGACTTGTCGTCGAGCTATTTCGAAGGCCGCTGCTGTCCGTTGGCGCGCATCGGTCACAACCGTGACGGCAAGAAGAACAAGCTCCAGGTCAACTACGCGCTGGTCAGTGCGCCCGGGGGCTGTCCGGTGGCCGTCTCGGTGTACGAGGGCAACACCGCTGACGCGCAGACGCTGCTCCCGCAGGTCAAGCGATTACGCGAGGCGTTCGGCATCGACACGCTGGTCATCGTCGGGGACCGGGGCATGATCTCGCAGAAGGCGATCGAAGAGCTTCGTGGTCAGCAAGGCGTGAGTTGGATCACCGCGCTCAAGAGCGCGCAGATTCGCTCCTTGATCGATCAGGGCGGTCTGCAGTTGGGGTTGTTCGATGAGCGCAACCTCCTGGAGCTAACGCATCCCGATTTCCCCGGCGAGCGCCTGGTGGCGTGTCGCAATCCGCAGCTTGCCCAACGCCGGGCCCACAGGCGCCAGGAGCTGTTACACGCGACCGCGGGCGAACTGGACAAGGTGCGGTTGATGGTGGAGCGCAAACGCCTGCGAGGCACCAATAAGATCGGCGTGCGCGTGGGGCGCGTGGTCGACAAGTACAAAATGGCCAAGCATTTCGAGCTCACCATCGAAGCGCAGTGCTTCGCCTTTCGCATCCGCGATGAGCACCTCGCCCAGGAAGCCGCACTCGATGGCATCTACATCCTGCGAACTGCCCTTGGCGCCAAGTCGATGGACGCGCCTCAGGTCGTGCGCAGCTACAAGTCGCTCAGCGACGTCGAGCGCGCTTTTCGCTGCCTGAAGACCGTGGACCTCAAGGTGCGCCCCATCCACCACCGACTCGCCGAGCGCGTGCGAAGCCATATCTTCCTTTGCATGCTCGCCTACTACGTCGAGTGGCATATGCGAGCGGCGTGGCGTTCGCTGCTGTTCGCCGATGAAGACCAACAGGCCAAGACCGTGCGCGATCCCGTCGCCGCAGCACAACGCTCTGTCGCCGCCGAGCGCAAAGCCCTACGCCATACCCTACCCGATGGAACCACGGCACACAGCTTCCGTACCCGCCTGGACGAACTGTCCAGCATCGTACGAAACACCTGCCGAGCTCCCAACGCCGACACCAACGCGGCTACCTTCCAAATCGTGACTACGCCAAACCCGAAGCAGAAACGCGCGCTCGATCTGCTCCATACCATTACCGTGTAG